One Polycladomyces subterraneus genomic region harbors:
- a CDS encoding acyl--CoA ligase family protein, translating to MEKPLFQKVWSKAQWKGLPVHRSLLTPIMFLERALHAFPEKTAVVDGERRFTYAEFGSRVYRLASALRKAGIGKGDRVAVLSPNTVEFLEAYFAVPQIGAVLVPINRLLSSEEVKYILQHSEAKAIILHGELGHLLEPVWNELEHLEQVIWTGPREQGALATGRTYEAFLEDGSGDPFVYMVDDEDQTISINYTSGTTGRPKGVMYTHRGAYLNAMGEIVEAGLNASSVYLHTLPMYHCNGWCYPWAVTGVGALHVCLPKVRSEDIFRLIEKEMVTHLCAAPTVIIKMTADAPSGYRFPRPLRIVTAASPPPPAVIERAEGMGAQVIHVYGLTETYGPHTVCEWKEEWNGEDSKRRALLKGRQGVGYIHAPELRVVDENMEDIPADGETVGEVIMRGNNVMKGYFRDEEATAEAFRGGWFHSGDLAVMHPDGYIELKDRKKDIIISGGVNISTIEVERVLYQHPDILEAAVVGVPDPYWGEVPKAFVTLRPGAQLTEEEVIAFTRERLAHYKCPKEVAFGPLPKTSTGKVQKFKLREQARAEKEAQLANQGGFS from the coding sequence ATGGAGAAACCGTTGTTCCAAAAAGTGTGGTCCAAAGCACAATGGAAGGGTCTTCCAGTTCATCGTTCCCTCTTAACCCCAATTATGTTTCTGGAGAGAGCCTTGCACGCTTTTCCAGAAAAAACGGCTGTCGTCGACGGGGAACGCCGTTTCACCTACGCGGAGTTTGGTTCCCGCGTCTATCGGTTGGCTAGTGCCCTGCGCAAGGCGGGGATTGGAAAGGGAGACCGGGTAGCGGTGTTGTCTCCCAACACTGTAGAGTTCCTGGAGGCCTATTTCGCCGTCCCCCAGATTGGAGCCGTGCTGGTGCCGATCAACCGGCTACTCTCTTCTGAAGAGGTGAAGTACATTCTCCAGCACTCCGAAGCCAAAGCCATAATCCTCCATGGGGAGTTGGGTCACCTCCTGGAGCCGGTGTGGAACGAGTTGGAACACTTGGAGCAGGTGATCTGGACCGGTCCGAGGGAGCAAGGGGCGTTGGCGACGGGTCGAACTTATGAAGCCTTCCTGGAGGATGGAAGTGGCGATCCTTTCGTCTACATGGTGGATGACGAGGACCAGACCATCAGCATCAACTACACCAGCGGTACGACAGGTCGCCCCAAGGGGGTGATGTACACACACCGAGGAGCCTATCTCAACGCGATGGGAGAGATCGTGGAGGCAGGGTTGAACGCTTCCAGTGTCTACCTACACACCCTGCCGATGTATCACTGCAACGGTTGGTGCTATCCCTGGGCCGTCACCGGAGTGGGGGCGCTTCACGTCTGTCTGCCGAAGGTGCGGTCCGAGGACATCTTCCGCCTTATCGAGAAAGAAATGGTGACTCATCTGTGCGCCGCTCCCACGGTGATCATCAAGATGACCGCCGATGCTCCTTCCGGCTACCGCTTCCCCCGGCCGCTGCGTATCGTAACGGCGGCATCCCCGCCGCCTCCGGCGGTGATTGAGCGGGCGGAAGGGATGGGGGCTCAGGTTATCCATGTATACGGTCTTACAGAAACCTACGGCCCCCACACGGTTTGCGAGTGGAAGGAGGAGTGGAACGGCGAAGACTCGAAGAGACGGGCCCTGCTCAAGGGTCGGCAAGGGGTCGGTTACATCCATGCACCGGAACTCCGGGTGGTGGACGAAAACATGGAGGACATCCCCGCGGATGGGGAGACTGTGGGCGAAGTAATCATGCGGGGAAACAACGTCATGAAGGGGTACTTCCGAGACGAAGAGGCGACAGCGGAGGCCTTCCGGGGTGGATGGTTCCACTCCGGTGACTTGGCTGTGATGCATCCCGATGGGTATATCGAGCTGAAAGACCGGAAGAAGGATATCATCATCAGCGGAGGGGTCAACATCTCCACGATCGAGGTAGAGCGTGTTCTGTATCAGCACCCGGATATTCTGGAAGCGGCGGTGGTGGGCGTCCCCGATCCGTACTGGGGAGAGGTGCCGAAGGCCTTTGTCACCCTCCGGCCCGGGGCCCAGCTAACGGAAGAAGAGGTTATCGCCTTTACCCGGGAACGGCTGGCCCATTACAAATGTCCGAAAGAAGTGGCATTCGGTCCCCTGCCAAAGACGTCGACGGGTAAGGTGCAGAAGTTTAAACTGCGGGAACAGGCGCGGGCTGAAAAAGAGGCCCAACTCGCAAACCAGGGGGGATTCTCGTGA
- a CDS encoding enoyl-CoA hydratase yields the protein MSIVRAKSYHHIRTQTEGRVAVVVMNRPERRNALSEEHMEELIDFLRSVGRSKEVAVVLLKGEGPAFCAGHDLSEMVDRDASFYRRLFDVCTELMETIQSIPQPVIAQVHGMATAAGCQLVATCDLAVASEEARFATPGVKIGLFCSTPMVALSRAVGRKKAMEMLLTGEPISAREALEVGLINRVVPADRLEEETRELAAKIAAASSFTVGIGKQAFYRQLEMPQPQAYAYAKEVMSLNATAMDAQEGMCAFLQKRPPRWRHQ from the coding sequence GTGAGCATAGTGCGGGCGAAAAGCTATCATCATATCCGTACTCAAACTGAAGGGAGAGTGGCTGTCGTCGTAATGAACCGCCCCGAGCGGCGGAACGCTCTTTCTGAAGAACACATGGAGGAGTTGATAGACTTCCTTCGTTCCGTGGGACGTAGCAAGGAAGTGGCCGTCGTCCTTCTGAAAGGGGAGGGGCCAGCCTTTTGCGCAGGGCACGACTTGAGCGAAATGGTCGACCGGGATGCATCCTTTTACCGGCGGCTGTTCGACGTGTGCACGGAGCTGATGGAAACAATCCAATCCATCCCACAACCGGTCATTGCCCAGGTGCACGGAATGGCCACTGCGGCCGGCTGCCAGCTGGTAGCCACCTGCGATTTGGCGGTCGCTTCAGAAGAAGCCCGTTTCGCCACGCCGGGAGTGAAGATCGGGTTGTTCTGTTCCACGCCGATGGTGGCCTTGAGCCGCGCTGTGGGACGGAAGAAAGCGATGGAGATGCTGTTGACCGGTGAACCAATCTCCGCCCGTGAGGCCTTGGAAGTGGGATTGATTAATAGGGTGGTCCCTGCGGACCGGCTGGAAGAGGAAACCCGGGAACTGGCCGCTAAGATTGCTGCAGCCAGCTCCTTTACAGTGGGGATTGGGAAGCAGGCCTTCTACCGGCAGCTGGAGATGCCGCAACCTCAGGCCTATGCTTACGCCAAGGAAGTGATGTCTCTGAACGCCACGGCGATGGATGCCCAAGAAGGGATGTGCGCCTTCCTGCAAAAACGTCCGCCCCGGTGGCGCCACCAATGA
- a CDS encoding type 1 glutamine amidotransferase domain-containing protein — translation MPNTKRILMVVTNHTKITDDHKSGLWLEEFAVPYNVFKEKGYDVKVTSIKGGEVPLDPKSVPEEKKPEWEAAEEELKNTTQLSKDDAKGFDAVFLPGGHGTMFDFPENETLQYVLQQFAEDGKVVGAVCHGPSGLVNVTYKDGTPLVKGKNVTCFTNEEERETGLAQHMPFLLESKLREKGGKFVCGEKWTDFSVRDGNLVTGQNPMSSKSTAEKVIDAIENPA, via the coding sequence ATGCCAAACACAAAACGTATACTGATGGTGGTTACCAACCACACCAAAATCACAGATGATCATAAAAGCGGTCTTTGGTTGGAGGAGTTTGCTGTCCCCTATAATGTCTTTAAAGAAAAAGGCTATGATGTGAAAGTGACCAGTATTAAAGGTGGGGAAGTTCCGCTTGATCCCAAGAGTGTTCCGGAAGAAAAGAAACCCGAATGGGAAGCGGCAGAAGAGGAATTAAAAAACACCACCCAATTAAGCAAGGATGATGCAAAGGGATTTGATGCGGTTTTTCTCCCGGGAGGACACGGTACCATGTTTGATTTTCCCGAAAACGAGACCTTACAATACGTATTGCAGCAATTTGCAGAGGATGGCAAAGTGGTCGGGGCTGTTTGTCATGGTCCATCCGGTCTGGTAAATGTCACATATAAGGACGGAACACCATTGGTTAAAGGCAAAAATGTCACTTGCTTTACCAATGAAGAAGAAAGAGAGACGGGATTGGCCCAGCATATGCCGTTTTTGCTTGAATCCAAACTGCGAGAAAAAGGCGGGAAATTTGTCTGTGGTGAAAAATGGACAGACTTCTCTGTTCGCGATGGAAATTTAGTAACAGGGCAAAATCCGATGTCCAGCAAAAGCACAGCAGAGAAAGTGATTGATGCGATAGAAAATCCAGCATAG
- a CDS encoding DinB family protein, whose product MLFDLRPNNKMDHIVGLLHATVSDTYLRLKELVRNMTQEEIDYRGPNGDLYSTAQLLRHLAVVDLNWVYCFKGETISEEHKQIYGPMFDEHGRIPLVRGVSLEQLLHEYDQVQQM is encoded by the coding sequence ATGCTATTTGATCTTAGACCTAATAACAAAATGGATCACATTGTTGGTCTCCTACATGCAACTGTATCTGATACATATCTTCGTCTTAAAGAACTAGTTAGGAACATGACTCAGGAAGAAATTGATTATAGAGGGCCAAATGGAGATTTATACAGTACAGCCCAACTACTCAGACATCTTGCCGTAGTGGATCTGAATTGGGTTTATTGTTTTAAAGGAGAAACTATTAGTGAAGAGCATAAACAAATATACGGGCCCATGTTTGACGAGCATGGACGTATTCCGTTGGTTAGGGGCGTATCATTAGAACAGCTGTTGCATGAATATGACCAAGTCCAACAGATGTGA